Proteins encoded within one genomic window of Brassica rapa cultivar Chiifu-401-42 chromosome A09, CAAS_Brap_v3.01, whole genome shotgun sequence:
- the LOC117128294 gene encoding splicing factor U2af large subunit B-like isoform X2 has translation MVDARCNTCSNPTRFNFCWFHSEGRLCVMSRNDSADYAWNQEGHLHSPLCRFCRLEPAVITCRNDNSVLCYGCFQRNHRNCVTSNHAVLVIPFSSHVESSQPTFPDAVRLPMYRPPQPQRDLNLDLHLQLPGPSGGPGPSGGPGPSGGPGPSARRVCVGGLPPTANEQSVATFFSQVMSAVGGNSAGPGEAVVNVYINHEKNFAFVEMRTVEEASNAMALDGIILEGVPVKVKRPTDYNPSLAAALGPSQPNPNLNLAAVGFSSGSTGGLEGPDRLFLGGIPYRLTEDQIRELLESFGPLRGFNLVKDRETGNSMGYAFCVFQDPSVTDMACAALNGIKMGDKTLTVRRAVQGGVQPKPEQKDRLLHTKQQIALQGLMLQPGGTPTKIVCLTHVVTANVLGDDKEYEEIMEDMRQEGGKLGNLVNVVIPRPKPDHDPTPGVGKVFLEYADLDGAAKARSGMNGRKFGGNQVVAVYYPENKYAQGDYDGY, from the exons ATGGTGGACGCAAGGTGTAATACGTGCAGCAACCCTACGCGTTTCAATTTTTGTTGGTTCCATTCGGAAGGAAGATTATGTGTCATGTCAAGAAATGACTCAGCTGACTACGCTTGGAATCAAGAAGGCCATTTACATTCTCCCCTCTGCCGTTTCTGCAGACTTGAACCGGCTGTGATAACTTGCCGCAACGACAACTCCGTACTCTGCTACGGTTGTTTTCAACGAAACCACAGGAACTGTGTCACATCCAACCATGCAGTCTTGGTCATACCTTTTTCATCACACGTG GAATCTTCACAACCGACTTTTCCTGACGCAGTCCGTTTGCCCATGTATAGACCTCCCCAGCCCCAGCGTGACCTGAACTTAGACTTGCACTTGCAGCTTCCTGGTCCCTCTGGTGGTCCTGGCCCTTCTGGTGGTCCTGGTCCCTCTGGTGGTCCTGGTCCCTCGGCTAGACGAGTCTGTGTTGGTGGGCTTCCACCCACTGCAAACGAACAG TCTGTTGCAACGTTCTTTAGCCAAGTGATGTCAGCGGTTGGGGGAAACTCTGCTGGGCCAG GCGAGGCGGTGGTGAATGTTTACATAAACCATGAAAAGAACTTCGCTTTTGTTGAGATGAGAACAGTTGAGGAGGCTAGTAATGCAATGGCATTAGACGGAATTATATTAGAG GGGGTTCCTGTAAAGGTGAAGAGGCCTACTGACTATAACCCATCCCTTGCTGCAGCTCTTGGTCCGAGCCAGCCTAATCCCAATCTCAACTTGGCGGCTGTTGGATTTTCCTCGGGGTCTACTGGTGGGCTTGAGGGTCCGGACCGCTTATTTTTGGGTGGGATTCCATATCGCTTGACAGAGGATCAGATCAGGGAGCTTTTGGAGTCGTTTGGGCCGCTAAGAGGTTTCAACTTGGTCAAAGACAGGGAAACTGGAAACTCGATGGGATATGCATTCTGTGTATTCCAGGATCCTTCAGTCACAGATATGGCATGTGCTGCTCTAAACGGGATTAAGATGGGCGATAAGACACTTACGGTGAGGCGTGCAGTCCAAGGTGGGGTTCAACCTAAGCCTGAGCAAAAAGATAGACTACTTCATACCAAACAGCAGATTGCTTTGCAG GGGCTTATGCTACAGCCAGGAGGCACGCCCACCAAGATTGTCTGTTTGACTCACGTGGTTACAGCTAATGTTCTTGGAGACGATAAAGAATATGAAGAAATAATGGAGGACATGAGACAGGAAGGTGGAAAACTCG GTAACTTGGTGAATGTTGTGATTCCAAGGCCCAAACCGGATCATGATCCAACACCAGGAGTTGGGAAG GTTTTCTTAGAGTATGCGGATTTGGACGGCGCAGCAAAGGCAAGATCGGGGATGAATGGAAGAAAGTTTGGAGGAAACCAAGTGGTGGCTGTGTATTACCCCGAAAACAAGTATGCGCAAGGCGACTACGACGGCTACTGA
- the LOC117128294 gene encoding splicing factor U2af large subunit B-like isoform X1, giving the protein MVDARCNTCSNPTRFNFCWFHSEGRLCVMSRNDSADYAWNQEGHLHSPLCRFCRLEPAVITCRNDNSVLCYGCFQRNHRNCVTSNHAVLVIPFSSHVTCVQESSQPTFPDAVRLPMYRPPQPQRDLNLDLHLQLPGPSGGPGPSGGPGPSGGPGPSARRVCVGGLPPTANEQSVATFFSQVMSAVGGNSAGPGEAVVNVYINHEKNFAFVEMRTVEEASNAMALDGIILEGVPVKVKRPTDYNPSLAAALGPSQPNPNLNLAAVGFSSGSTGGLEGPDRLFLGGIPYRLTEDQIRELLESFGPLRGFNLVKDRETGNSMGYAFCVFQDPSVTDMACAALNGIKMGDKTLTVRRAVQGGVQPKPEQKDRLLHTKQQIALQGLMLQPGGTPTKIVCLTHVVTANVLGDDKEYEEIMEDMRQEGGKLGNLVNVVIPRPKPDHDPTPGVGKVFLEYADLDGAAKARSGMNGRKFGGNQVVAVYYPENKYAQGDYDGY; this is encoded by the exons ATGGTGGACGCAAGGTGTAATACGTGCAGCAACCCTACGCGTTTCAATTTTTGTTGGTTCCATTCGGAAGGAAGATTATGTGTCATGTCAAGAAATGACTCAGCTGACTACGCTTGGAATCAAGAAGGCCATTTACATTCTCCCCTCTGCCGTTTCTGCAGACTTGAACCGGCTGTGATAACTTGCCGCAACGACAACTCCGTACTCTGCTACGGTTGTTTTCAACGAAACCACAGGAACTGTGTCACATCCAACCATGCAGTCTTGGTCATACCTTTTTCATCACACGTG ACTTGTGTGCAGGAATCTTCACAACCGACTTTTCCTGACGCAGTCCGTTTGCCCATGTATAGACCTCCCCAGCCCCAGCGTGACCTGAACTTAGACTTGCACTTGCAGCTTCCTGGTCCCTCTGGTGGTCCTGGCCCTTCTGGTGGTCCTGGTCCCTCTGGTGGTCCTGGTCCCTCGGCTAGACGAGTCTGTGTTGGTGGGCTTCCACCCACTGCAAACGAACAG TCTGTTGCAACGTTCTTTAGCCAAGTGATGTCAGCGGTTGGGGGAAACTCTGCTGGGCCAG GCGAGGCGGTGGTGAATGTTTACATAAACCATGAAAAGAACTTCGCTTTTGTTGAGATGAGAACAGTTGAGGAGGCTAGTAATGCAATGGCATTAGACGGAATTATATTAGAG GGGGTTCCTGTAAAGGTGAAGAGGCCTACTGACTATAACCCATCCCTTGCTGCAGCTCTTGGTCCGAGCCAGCCTAATCCCAATCTCAACTTGGCGGCTGTTGGATTTTCCTCGGGGTCTACTGGTGGGCTTGAGGGTCCGGACCGCTTATTTTTGGGTGGGATTCCATATCGCTTGACAGAGGATCAGATCAGGGAGCTTTTGGAGTCGTTTGGGCCGCTAAGAGGTTTCAACTTGGTCAAAGACAGGGAAACTGGAAACTCGATGGGATATGCATTCTGTGTATTCCAGGATCCTTCAGTCACAGATATGGCATGTGCTGCTCTAAACGGGATTAAGATGGGCGATAAGACACTTACGGTGAGGCGTGCAGTCCAAGGTGGGGTTCAACCTAAGCCTGAGCAAAAAGATAGACTACTTCATACCAAACAGCAGATTGCTTTGCAG GGGCTTATGCTACAGCCAGGAGGCACGCCCACCAAGATTGTCTGTTTGACTCACGTGGTTACAGCTAATGTTCTTGGAGACGATAAAGAATATGAAGAAATAATGGAGGACATGAGACAGGAAGGTGGAAAACTCG GTAACTTGGTGAATGTTGTGATTCCAAGGCCCAAACCGGATCATGATCCAACACCAGGAGTTGGGAAG GTTTTCTTAGAGTATGCGGATTTGGACGGCGCAGCAAAGGCAAGATCGGGGATGAATGGAAGAAAGTTTGGAGGAAACCAAGTGGTGGCTGTGTATTACCCCGAAAACAAGTATGCGCAAGGCGACTACGACGGCTACTGA